A region from the Streptomyces sp. 3214.6 genome encodes:
- a CDS encoding carbohydrate ABC transporter permease, translating into MTTTDMPRPVDAGSGRAVSKKRTRGTGSGGLRQAVSATTLLWIMACLYGLPVLWFILSSFKPASELFSYPLTLVPHNPTLSGFKAAWDSANFSQYFINTALVCVITTILTVGVSCCTGYALAKYDNRWLKAFFLCILATTMLPGEVMLAPEFLVVRNLGLYNSFAGIILPAVLTATGCFMFRQFFLTVPDELVEAARIDGARELSIFLRIMVPLSRPIMLTLAILSFQWRWNDYIWPLLMLNDPNKFTVQIGIQSIVGAQNINWSVLLGASVISMIPLIAVFLVFQRYVMGADINAGLKD; encoded by the coding sequence ATGACAACCACAGACATGCCCCGCCCGGTCGACGCCGGTTCCGGACGGGCCGTTTCCAAGAAGCGCACCCGCGGCACGGGCAGCGGCGGACTGCGGCAGGCGGTGTCCGCGACGACACTGCTGTGGATCATGGCGTGCCTGTACGGGCTGCCGGTGCTGTGGTTCATCCTCAGCTCCTTCAAGCCGGCCAGCGAGCTGTTCTCCTATCCGCTGACACTGGTTCCGCACAACCCCACTCTGTCGGGCTTCAAGGCGGCCTGGGACAGCGCCAACTTCTCCCAGTACTTCATCAACACGGCCCTCGTGTGCGTGATCACGACGATCCTCACGGTGGGCGTCAGCTGCTGCACCGGGTACGCGCTGGCCAAGTACGACAACCGCTGGCTCAAGGCGTTCTTCCTCTGCATCCTGGCCACCACGATGCTGCCCGGCGAGGTCATGCTCGCCCCGGAGTTCCTGGTGGTCCGCAACCTCGGCCTCTACAACTCGTTCGCCGGCATCATCCTCCCGGCGGTGCTCACCGCCACCGGATGCTTCATGTTCCGCCAGTTCTTCCTGACGGTTCCCGACGAACTCGTGGAAGCCGCACGCATCGACGGCGCCCGCGAACTGTCGATCTTCCTGCGGATCATGGTGCCGCTCTCCCGGCCCATCATGCTGACCCTCGCCATCCTGTCCTTCCAGTGGCGGTGGAACGACTACATCTGGCCGCTGCTGATGCTCAACGACCCCAACAAGTTCACCGTGCAGATCGGCATCCAGTCCATCGTCGGCGCGCAGAACATCAACTGGTCGGTACTGCTCGGCGCCTCGGTCATCTCCATGATCCCGCTGATCGCCGTCTTCCTGGTCTTCCAGCGCTATGTCATGGGCGCCGACATCAATGCCGGACTGAAGGACTGA